One window of the Bacteroidales bacterium genome contains the following:
- a CDS encoding JAB domain-containing protein encodes MNEIKVIKQIQGNTLKEIDINYRPAVQLKEVPKISSSMDAVSYLRSVWGRRIEHVEEFLILCLNRANLVLGYARISRGGLHDTVADPKVIFQVALKANASSLILCHNHPSGNTEPSESDKALTKRLVEAGKVLEIQVLDYVILTWDSYFSFADEGIFPER; translated from the coding sequence AAATCAAAGTCATAAAACAGATTCAGGGCAACACGCTGAAGGAAATAGACATTAATTACAGGCCAGCCGTCCAACTGAAGGAAGTACCAAAGATTAGCAGTTCCATGGATGCCGTGTCTTACCTCCGTTCCGTATGGGGCCGAAGGATAGAACATGTAGAGGAGTTCCTCATCCTTTGTCTGAACCGTGCCAACCTTGTATTGGGATATGCTCGTATCAGTCGCGGCGGCCTGCACGATACCGTTGCCGATCCCAAGGTTATCTTCCAGGTTGCGTTGAAGGCCAATGCCTCCAGCTTAATCCTATGCCACAACCATCCCTCAGGGAACACAGAACCCTCGGAGAGTGACAAAGCGCTGACCAAACGTCTGGTGGAGGCCGGCAAGGTGCTGGAGATTCAGGTTTTAGATTACGTCATCCTGACCTGGGATTCCTACTTCTCCTTTGCCGATGAGGGGATCTTCCCCGAAAGGTGA